One Thalassotalea sediminis DNA segment encodes these proteins:
- a CDS encoding glutamate-5-semialdehyde dehydrogenase: MTSTFDIADNAKHVKVAARQVAQLTTTVKNKLLLQMANAIEKDISNILAENNKDITAGRQRGLTEAMLDRLLLTPERVKDIAEAIREIIALHDPVGSIANMTLRPNGIQVGKMRIPLGVIAMIYEARPNVTAEAAALCIKSGNAVILRGGSEAIHSNLALANCLHRVLEDNDIDRNVISVIPDTRRVVIEQLLKQRESIDLVIPRGGEGLIRYVTENSQIPVIQHFKGVCHLFIDKYADLNKSIQILINGKTQKPSACNAFETLLVHQDIAAKFLPLAAKALAENNVKVHACPNSINYFAGAVLANDEDYHTEYLANEIAIKVVDSYDKAIDHINQYTSDHTEVIVSQDTSRCQAFIRQVNSSVVMTNASSRFSDGGQLGLGSEIGISTSKLHAYGPMGLAALTTEKYVVIGDGQIRE, encoded by the coding sequence ATGACAAGTACATTCGATATTGCTGACAATGCAAAACATGTAAAAGTAGCAGCAAGGCAAGTTGCGCAACTAACCACTACAGTGAAGAACAAGCTACTTTTACAAATGGCAAATGCAATAGAAAAAGATATAAGCAACATATTGGCTGAAAATAACAAGGATATTACCGCTGGACGACAACGTGGCTTAACTGAAGCAATGTTAGACAGATTATTGTTAACTCCTGAAAGAGTAAAAGATATTGCTGAAGCCATTCGTGAAATTATTGCACTTCACGATCCCGTAGGTAGCATTGCCAACATGACCCTAAGACCCAATGGTATTCAGGTAGGTAAAATGCGAATACCATTGGGTGTTATTGCAATGATTTACGAAGCAAGACCCAATGTTACAGCCGAAGCAGCGGCACTGTGTATAAAATCGGGCAACGCAGTCATATTGCGCGGAGGTTCAGAGGCTATACATAGCAACCTAGCACTAGCCAATTGTCTGCATCGCGTACTTGAAGACAATGATATCGACCGTAATGTTATCTCCGTGATACCTGATACGCGTCGCGTTGTCATTGAGCAATTATTAAAACAACGAGAATCAATCGACCTCGTTATCCCGCGCGGTGGCGAAGGATTAATTCGCTATGTAACAGAAAACAGTCAAATCCCTGTGATTCAACACTTTAAAGGGGTTTGCCACTTATTCATTGACAAATATGCCGATTTAAATAAATCCATTCAGATTTTAATTAATGGTAAAACACAAAAACCAAGTGCATGTAATGCTTTTGAAACCTTACTTGTACATCAAGATATCGCTGCTAAGTTTTTACCTCTTGCTGCAAAAGCATTGGCGGAAAACAACGTCAAGGTACATGCATGCCCGAATAGCATCAATTACTTTGCTGGTGCAGTACTCGCCAATGATGAAGACTATCATACCGAATATCTTGCCAATGAAATTGCCATCAAGGTAGTGGATTCATATGACAAGGCAATAGACCATATCAACCAGTACACATCTGATCATACTGAAGTTATCGTAAGCCAAGATACGAGTCGATGTCAGGCTTTCATTAGACAGGTCAATTCGTCTGTGGTGATGACTAATGCTTCTTCACGTTTTTCAGACGGCGGACAGCTCGGGTTAGGCTCTGAAATTGGTATATCTACGAGTAAATTACACGCCTATGGCCCAATGGGGCTAGCGGCGTTAACGACAGAAAAATATGTTGTAATTGGTGATGGACAAATTAGAGAGTAA
- the ilvC gene encoding ketol-acid reductoisomerase produces the protein MSNYFNTLSLREKLAQLGKCRFMKREEFSDGCNFIKDWNIVIVGCGAQGLNQGLNMRDSGLNISYALRESAIAEKRQSWAWATENGFTVGTYEELIPQADLVLNLTPDKQHTSAVSAVMPYMKQGSTLAYSHGFNIVEEGMQIRPDITVVMVAPKCPGTEVREEYKRGFGVPTLIAVHPENDPQGNGLAIAKAYASATGGDRAGVLESSFIAEVKSDLMGEQTILCGMLQTAAVLGHEQLVAQGVDAGYARKLLQYGIETVTEGLKHGGITNMMDRLSNPAKIRAFDMSEQLKDVLRPLFEKHMDDIIEGVFSATMMEDWANDDANLLKWREQTAESSFEQAPDCETPISEQEYYDKGIFVVAMVKAGVELAFESMVAAGIIEESAYYESLHETPLIANCIARNKLYEMNVVISDTAEYGNYLFTHAAQPMLKDFVSKLSLEDLGEGLSTTSNGVDNVRLIEVNEAIRNHSVEVVGKELRGYMTDMKRIVESAL, from the coding sequence ATGAGTAATTATTTTAATACCTTAAGTTTGCGCGAAAAGTTAGCCCAATTGGGAAAATGTCGCTTCATGAAGCGTGAAGAATTTAGTGATGGGTGTAATTTTATTAAAGATTGGAACATCGTCATTGTTGGCTGTGGTGCGCAAGGCTTAAACCAAGGTCTTAACATGCGTGACTCTGGGTTGAATATTTCTTATGCGTTACGTGAATCAGCTATTGCTGAAAAGCGCCAATCTTGGGCGTGGGCAACTGAAAATGGCTTCACTGTTGGTACCTATGAAGAGCTTATTCCTCAGGCTGATTTAGTATTAAACCTTACACCTGACAAGCAGCATACATCAGCAGTCTCTGCGGTTATGCCGTATATGAAACAAGGTTCTACCTTAGCGTATTCACATGGCTTTAATATTGTTGAAGAGGGTATGCAAATTCGCCCAGATATTACCGTTGTGATGGTAGCGCCAAAATGTCCGGGTACTGAAGTACGTGAAGAATATAAACGTGGTTTTGGTGTACCAACACTTATTGCGGTGCATCCTGAAAATGACCCTCAAGGTAACGGTTTAGCGATTGCTAAAGCATATGCGTCAGCTACCGGTGGTGATCGTGCAGGAGTTTTAGAATCTTCATTTATTGCAGAAGTTAAATCTGACTTAATGGGTGAGCAAACTATCTTATGCGGTATGTTGCAAACTGCTGCAGTGCTAGGACATGAGCAACTGGTGGCTCAAGGTGTGGATGCCGGTTATGCGCGAAAATTGCTTCAGTATGGTATTGAAACGGTAACAGAAGGCTTGAAACACGGTGGTATCACCAACATGATGGATCGCCTATCGAATCCAGCAAAAATTCGTGCTTTCGATATGTCAGAACAACTAAAAGATGTGTTACGTCCATTATTTGAAAAACATATGGATGACATTATCGAAGGTGTATTTTCTGCGACTATGATGGAAGATTGGGCAAATGATGATGCAAACCTTCTAAAATGGCGTGAACAAACGGCTGAGTCTTCTTTTGAACAAGCTCCAGACTGTGAAACACCCATTAGTGAGCAAGAATATTACGATAAAGGCATTTTCGTCGTCGCGATGGTAAAAGCTGGCGTTGAATTAGCGTTTGAATCTATGGTGGCGGCAGGCATCATTGAAGAATCAGCGTATTACGAATCTTTACATGAAACACCATTGATTGCGAACTGTATTGCCCGTAATAAACTTTATGAGATGAACGTGGTGATTTCTGATACTGCAGAATATGGTAACTACTTATTTACGCATGCAGCACAGCCAATGTTAAAAGACTTTGTAAGCAAACTTTCACTAGAAGATTTAGGAGAAGGTTTGTCAACAACATCAAATGGTGTTGATAACGTACGCTTAATTGAAGTTAATGAAGCGATTCGTAATCATAGCGTTGAAGTTGTTGGTAAAGAATTGCGTGGTTATATGACAGACATGAAACGCATTGTTGAATCTGCGCTTTAA
- the ilvY gene encoding HTH-type transcriptional activator IlvY has translation MDQKSLKMFVDLANNLHFGKTAEANHVSTSTLSRAIQRIETEVGCDLLHRDNRTVVLTQAGQQFQQYAQQQLDNWHVLQLSLRQEQIQLQGKLNIFCSVTAAYSHLPPLLDKFRQQHPLVEIMLVTGDAADAFEQLSSQTVDVAIAVKPETLSRQFYFHPLAKVPLTVIAPSKVCQVQQQVSMPVIPWSNIPMILPEHGIARKRFDYWYRRRQQGKPNIYATVSGHEALVSMVALGCGVGMVPQVVVDNSPVKERIQNLDNVGDIAPFELGVCCLNQNKANKLITAFLQAII, from the coding sequence TTGGATCAAAAATCACTAAAAATGTTTGTTGACCTAGCAAACAATCTACATTTTGGTAAAACCGCTGAAGCTAACCATGTCAGCACTTCAACCTTGAGTCGTGCCATACAACGTATTGAAACTGAAGTCGGTTGTGATTTATTACACCGAGACAACAGAACGGTAGTGCTAACGCAAGCAGGGCAACAGTTTCAACAATATGCCCAACAACAGCTTGATAACTGGCACGTGTTGCAGCTGTCTTTACGCCAAGAACAAATTCAATTACAAGGTAAGTTAAATATTTTTTGTTCTGTAACCGCAGCATATAGTCATCTACCGCCACTCCTTGATAAATTTCGTCAACAACATCCCTTGGTGGAAATAATGCTAGTGACTGGTGACGCAGCAGACGCATTTGAGCAACTCAGCTCGCAAACAGTTGATGTTGCCATAGCCGTAAAACCTGAAACGTTATCTCGTCAGTTCTATTTTCACCCTTTAGCCAAAGTACCTTTAACCGTTATTGCACCGAGCAAAGTATGCCAAGTTCAACAGCAAGTAAGCATGCCTGTAATTCCTTGGAGTAACATTCCAATGATATTGCCGGAACATGGCATTGCACGTAAGCGATTTGACTATTGGTACCGACGACGACAACAAGGTAAACCAAATATCTATGCAACGGTTTCAGGGCATGAAGCATTAGTCAGTATGGTTGCGTTAGGATGTGGTGTAGGTATGGTGCCGCAAGTGGTCGTAGACAACAGCCCCGTTAAAGAACGTATCCAAAATCTCGACAATGTCGGTGATATTGCGCCATTCGAATTAGGTGTGTGTTGTTTAAATCAAAATAAAGCGAACAAACTTATTACGGCATTTCTTCAGGCAATTATTTAG
- a CDS encoding YifB family Mg chelatase-like AAA ATPase, protein MSLACVYSRARVGLTSPLVTVEVHLANGLPAFNIVGLPETSVRESKDRVRSAIINCGYEFPAKRITINLAPADLPKEGGRFDLPIAVGILVASQQLPSDDIENYEFAGELALSGELRPIVGEIPMAMASSESKRALILSAENGEQASWVESATILPLKHLADLYPHLMRQQRLAIAEPNRQAVNTAIMEDDISDVIGQPLAKRALELSASGGHNLLLVGPPGTGKTMLASRLPGILPAMTEQEGINVAAIKSISNQAVDANAWLTRPFRSPHHTASSAALIGGGSIPQPGEVTLAHHGVLFLDELPEFDRKVLDVLREPMESGEVTISRALQKQTYPAQFQLVAAMNPSPTGFYNDNRSTPEQVLRYLNKLSGPFLDRIDIQIEVARLPKGMWSDCVPVMETSAQVRFRVQKCRTIQIKRQGKANAHLTSTELRQYCVLTPDDNEFLALAVEKLGLSTRAHHKILKIARTLADMENCDAIEHKHLIEALSYRAMDRLLKHLTTAVA, encoded by the coding sequence ATGTCTTTAGCGTGTGTTTATAGTCGTGCTCGTGTTGGTTTAACTTCACCATTGGTCACTGTTGAAGTACATCTAGCAAATGGTTTACCTGCTTTTAATATTGTAGGGTTACCTGAAACAAGTGTTCGAGAGTCTAAAGACCGAGTGCGCAGTGCTATCATCAATTGTGGTTATGAATTCCCCGCTAAACGTATCACGATCAATTTAGCCCCAGCTGACTTACCCAAAGAAGGGGGACGATTCGATCTGCCTATTGCAGTTGGAATTTTAGTTGCGTCGCAGCAATTGCCGTCAGATGATATTGAAAATTATGAGTTTGCAGGAGAGCTTGCTTTATCAGGAGAACTTCGGCCGATTGTTGGTGAGATCCCAATGGCAATGGCGAGCAGTGAATCTAAAAGAGCGTTAATTTTATCGGCAGAAAATGGCGAACAAGCCAGTTGGGTTGAATCAGCAACTATACTCCCGCTCAAACATCTTGCAGATTTATACCCGCACCTGATGCGTCAACAAAGATTAGCTATTGCAGAGCCCAATCGACAAGCCGTTAATACTGCGATAATGGAAGACGACATTAGTGATGTTATTGGTCAACCATTAGCCAAGCGCGCTTTAGAACTGTCGGCGAGCGGTGGCCACAATTTATTGTTAGTAGGTCCTCCTGGCACAGGAAAAACCATGCTAGCAAGCCGATTACCGGGTATTTTACCCGCGATGACTGAACAAGAAGGTATCAATGTTGCTGCAATCAAATCGATTAGCAACCAAGCTGTTGATGCAAATGCATGGCTTACACGCCCGTTTCGAAGTCCACACCATACGGCTTCTTCCGCAGCACTCATTGGTGGAGGTAGTATACCTCAGCCAGGAGAGGTAACGCTGGCGCATCATGGTGTATTATTTCTTGATGAATTGCCTGAGTTTGATCGTAAAGTGCTTGATGTGTTGCGTGAACCTATGGAGTCTGGTGAGGTCACGATATCGCGCGCATTACAAAAACAAACGTATCCAGCGCAGTTTCAATTGGTGGCAGCGATGAACCCATCACCGACGGGTTTTTACAATGATAACCGCAGTACACCAGAGCAAGTGTTACGATACTTAAACAAACTATCAGGACCGTTTTTAGATCGTATTGATATTCAAATTGAAGTGGCGAGGTTACCAAAAGGTATGTGGTCAGACTGTGTTCCGGTAATGGAAACCAGTGCACAAGTAAGGTTTAGGGTTCAGAAATGCCGTACCATTCAAATTAAGCGCCAAGGAAAAGCAAATGCGCATCTTACCAGCACAGAACTTCGACAATACTGTGTATTAACACCCGATGATAATGAGTTCTTAGCACTTGCGGTAGAAAAACTCGGGTTATCGACACGTGCCCATCATAAGATTTTAAAGATCGCGCGAACATTAGCCGATATGGAAAATTGTGATGCTATTGAACATAAACATTTGATCGAAGCATTGTCTTATCGTGCAATGGATCGATTATTAAAGCATTTAACGACAGCCGTCGCCTAG
- the ilvG gene encoding acetolactate synthase 2 catalytic subunit → MATDNQHTGGSLLFDVLQQHGVQHVFGYPGGAIMPIYDALYDSDVQHFLVRHEQGAAFSAIGYARATGKIGVCLATSGPGATNLITGLADALADSIPIVAITGQVATAAMGSDAFQEIDVFGLSLACTKHSFQVHHVDELEKVLHKAFTIALEGRQGPVLVDIPKDVQLAAVEKLGVHYDQIKNKVKLPPADVTKALDILTNAKKPILYVGGGVGMANALDEVRQFAETTGLPSVSTLKGLGAINPNNPYYLGMLGMHGTKAANLAVQECDLLVAVGARFDDRVTGKLNEFAPNAKVIHFDIDTAEINKRRAVDAAILGDLKINVPLLATPLNIDTWQESIVTMIQEFGWQYDHPGKGIYAPAVLNEISEKMPPNSCVTTDVGQHQMWAAQHMAFDDPCNFLTSGGMGTMGFGLPAAIGAQVSRPNDTVITVTGDGSIMMNVQELSTIKRFQLPVKIVLIDNAKLGMVRQWQDLFFEGRLSETDLSDNPDFLMLANAFDIKAKMVTEKHQVTEAIEEMLDHNGPYLLQVKIDAKENVWPLVPPETANDKMMEST, encoded by the coding sequence ATGGCAACTGACAATCAACACACCGGTGGATCTTTATTATTTGATGTGCTGCAACAACATGGTGTTCAACACGTTTTTGGCTATCCAGGCGGTGCTATCATGCCAATCTATGATGCTTTGTATGATAGTGATGTTCAGCATTTTTTAGTGAGACACGAACAAGGTGCAGCTTTCTCTGCCATAGGCTACGCTAGAGCAACAGGGAAAATAGGGGTGTGTCTAGCAACCTCTGGACCTGGTGCAACAAATTTGATTACGGGTCTTGCTGATGCGTTAGCAGATTCTATCCCTATTGTGGCGATTACGGGCCAAGTTGCTACTGCGGCTATGGGCTCAGACGCATTCCAAGAAATAGATGTTTTTGGCTTGTCTTTAGCCTGTACAAAGCACTCCTTTCAAGTTCACCATGTTGATGAATTAGAAAAAGTACTTCACAAAGCGTTTACCATTGCTCTGGAAGGTCGACAAGGCCCAGTATTAGTTGATATTCCAAAAGACGTTCAGCTTGCCGCCGTAGAAAAATTAGGTGTACATTACGACCAAATAAAAAACAAAGTAAAATTACCGCCAGCGGATGTAACTAAAGCACTAGATATCTTAACTAACGCCAAGAAACCGATTTTATATGTCGGTGGTGGTGTAGGTATGGCAAACGCCCTAGATGAAGTAAGACAGTTTGCTGAAACAACAGGGTTACCTAGTGTTTCAACACTTAAAGGCCTTGGTGCAATTAATCCAAATAACCCCTATTACCTTGGTATGCTTGGAATGCACGGCACTAAAGCCGCTAATCTAGCTGTACAAGAATGTGATTTATTGGTGGCTGTTGGTGCACGATTTGATGATCGGGTTACCGGTAAGCTTAATGAATTTGCGCCAAATGCTAAAGTGATTCATTTTGATATAGATACCGCTGAAATCAATAAAAGACGTGCTGTTGATGCGGCCATTTTAGGTGATTTGAAAATAAACGTTCCACTGCTAGCAACACCATTAAATATCGATACGTGGCAAGAAAGTATTGTCACGATGATACAAGAATTCGGTTGGCAATATGACCACCCTGGAAAAGGCATCTATGCGCCTGCCGTACTTAATGAAATTAGTGAAAAAATGCCGCCAAATAGTTGTGTTACTACTGACGTAGGTCAACACCAAATGTGGGCTGCACAACATATGGCATTTGACGATCCTTGTAACTTTCTAACAAGCGGTGGCATGGGCACAATGGGCTTTGGCTTACCTGCCGCCATTGGCGCTCAGGTTAGTAGGCCTAATGACACCGTTATCACCGTAACAGGTGACGGCTCAATCATGATGAATGTTCAAGAACTATCAACCATTAAACGTTTTCAGTTACCGGTAAAAATAGTGCTTATCGACAACGCCAAATTAGGTATGGTTAGACAATGGCAAGACCTTTTCTTCGAGGGCCGATTAAGTGAAACCGACCTGTCAGATAATCCAGATTTCCTGATGCTTGCTAATGCCTTTGATATTAAAGCTAAAATGGTTACAGAGAAACACCAAGTTACTGAAGCAATTGAAGAAATGCTAGATCATAACGGCCCTTATCTTTTACAAGTAAAGATAGATGCAAAAGAGAACGTTTGGCCACTTGTTCCACCCGAAACCGCAAACGACAAAATGATGGAGAGCACCTAA
- the ilvM gene encoding acetolactate synthase 2 small subunit, which produces MNHYQLIISVDDKQVVLERILQVTRYRGFLINGMNAVVNTGTQIGTIELQVSSERPIELLVDQINKLIDIKDVKVDNRGSHQDSAQNYLKSTQYK; this is translated from the coding sequence ATGAATCATTACCAATTAATTATTTCGGTAGACGATAAACAGGTAGTGCTTGAGCGTATTTTACAAGTAACACGCTATCGAGGTTTTCTCATAAACGGCATGAATGCGGTGGTCAATACAGGTACCCAGATAGGCACTATCGAACTACAAGTAAGTAGTGAACGACCCATTGAATTATTGGTTGACCAAATCAATAAACTGATCGACATCAAGGATGTCAAAGTAGACAATAGAGGCTCGCACCAAGACAGTGCGCAAAATTATTTAAAAAGCACCCAATACAAATAA
- a CDS encoding branched-chain amino acid transaminase: protein MAKVSAELIWFNGGLIPWKDATVHVMSHALHYGSSVFEGIRAYQTHKGTCIFRLEEHIDRLFDSAKVYRMQIPYTHEEVMQACKDAVAKNNLASAYLRPLAFLGDVGMGLRPPADAQADLMVAAFSWEAYLGADAIENGVEVGVSSWNRLAPNTMPTAAKAGGNYLSSQLISMEAGRHGYTEGIALDVNNMVSEGAGQNLFLVRKGVIYTPFSTASILPGLTRDTVMQLARNLGYEVREEPISRESLYLADEFFMTGTATEVVPVKTVDGIPVGTGTRGPITKAIQEAFFGMFNGSTDIDDSWLTPVE from the coding sequence ATGGCAAAAGTTAGTGCAGAACTCATCTGGTTTAATGGCGGTCTTATCCCATGGAAAGATGCAACCGTACATGTGATGAGCCACGCTTTACATTATGGCTCATCTGTATTTGAAGGCATTCGCGCTTACCAAACGCACAAAGGCACTTGTATCTTTCGTTTAGAAGAACACATAGATCGACTTTTCGATTCAGCCAAAGTATATCGCATGCAAATTCCTTATACACATGAAGAAGTCATGCAAGCCTGTAAGGATGCTGTCGCTAAAAATAATTTAGCTTCCGCTTATCTAAGACCTTTAGCCTTTTTAGGCGATGTGGGTATGGGTCTTCGTCCACCTGCAGACGCACAGGCAGATCTAATGGTCGCTGCGTTTTCATGGGAAGCATATTTAGGTGCAGATGCCATTGAAAATGGTGTTGAAGTTGGCGTTTCAAGCTGGAATCGCTTAGCACCAAATACAATGCCAACTGCCGCTAAAGCAGGTGGTAACTACTTATCATCGCAGTTAATTTCAATGGAAGCCGGTCGACATGGTTACACTGAAGGAATCGCGCTTGATGTCAATAACATGGTAAGTGAAGGTGCTGGACAAAACCTTTTCTTAGTACGTAAAGGCGTAATTTATACACCATTTAGTACTGCGTCAATTTTACCTGGATTAACGCGTGATACGGTAATGCAGCTTGCACGTAATTTAGGATACGAAGTACGTGAAGAGCCTATTTCTCGTGAATCATTATACTTAGCAGATGAGTTTTTCATGACAGGCACTGCAACGGAAGTGGTTCCAGTAAAAACTGTTGACGGTATTCCAGTCGGTACTGGTACTCGAGGACCTATAACAAAAGCAATTCAAGAAGCATTCTTCGGTATGTTTAATGGTTCTACAGATATCGACGATTCATGGTTGACGCCAGTCGAATAA